Part of the bacterium genome is shown below.
CTGTTCTCCTGGGCTTATTCCAATAGTTAATGTTTCTTCTGGAGATAAACAGAAATATTCATTTGGTCTCATCCTATATCTTTTTACTTCTTTTTCCATATAAAAATTTTAAAATAATTCTTTCAATGAAGTCAAATTTAATTTTTATATTTACACTTTTTTAATTTTTTCGTATAATAGAAAAACAATGAAAAATCTTAATGCACTTAAAGAATTTAAAGGTATAGCAAATCTTGCGGGCCCTCTTATGCTTATTGAAGGAGTTGAAGGAGCGGGATATGGCGAACTTGTAGAAGTACTTACTCCAGATGGAATGCGGCTTGGAAGAATTCTTGAAATAGAACAGGATAAAGCACTTATTCAGGTTTTTGAAGGAACAAGAGGTATTAGTCCTGATAGAGCAAAAGTAAGATTTACAGGAAAAGGGATTGAATTAGGGGTTTCTCCCGATATTTTAGGAAGAGTTTTTACAGGGATGGGCAAGGTAAGAGATGGAGGACCTGAAATTATTCCGGAAAAATATCTTAATATAAACGGAGAACCAATAAATCCAACAAGAAGAGATTATCCTTCGGAATTTATCCAAACAGGAATATCAGCAATAGATGGGCTAAATAGTTTAGTTAGAGGGCAGAAACTTCCTATTTTTTCTGGTTCAGGGCTGCCTCATAATCTTTTAGCAACTCAAATTGTCAAACAGGCAAAAATTATATCAAAAGAAGAGACAAAATTTGCAATTGTATTTGTTGCAATGGGAATAACTTTTGAAGAGGCAGAATTTTTCCTCAAAGAATTTAGAGATGCAGGTGCAATTGAAAGGACTGTTACATTTATAAATCTTGCAGATGAACCAGCAATTGAAAGGACCGCTACTCCAAAAGTTGCTTTAACAGCAGCAGAATATCTTGCTTTTGAAAATGATATGCATGTAGTTGTAATACTAACTGATATGACAAATTATGCAGAGGCATTAAGAGAAATTTCAGCAGCAAGAAATGAAATTCCAGGAAGAAGAGGATACCCGTCTTATTTATATACAGACCTTTCAACTATTTATGAAAGAGCAGGTAGAATAAAAGGCAAGAAAGGTTCTATTACACAGATACCAATTTTAACGATGCCAGAAGATGATAAAACACATCCTATCCCTGACCTTACTGGTTATATTACAGAAGGGCAGATTATTCTTTCAAGACAACTTCATCTTAAAGGTATTTACCCCCCGATTGATGTTCTAACTTCACTTTCAAGATTAAGAGATAAAGGAATTGGGGTAAATAAAGAAACAGGGGAAATTCACACAAGGCAAGACCATCCGGCAATTGCCAGTCAGTTATTTGCTTCTTATGCAAGAGGTAAGGAAGCAGAAGAACTTGCAATGGTTCTTGGGGAGGCATCTTTAACAGAAGAAGATATTGCACATCTTAATTTTGCAAAGGAATTTGAGGAGAAATTTCTTTCACAGGGAATTGATGAAAATAGGACTATTCAACAAACACTTGATATTGGGTGGCAATTATTGAGAACCTTGCCTATGGATACAATAAAGAGAATACCACCTGAAATAATGGAGAAATACTGGAAAAATGAAAATAAAAGTAAATCCAACGAGAATGGAGTTATTGAAACTGAAAAGAAGAGTACAGGTAGCAAAGAGAGGACATAAACTTCTAAAAGATAAAGAAGAACAACTTCTTATTGAATTTAGAAAACTTTTAGATGAGATAAAAGATAAAAGAAAAAAAGTTGAAGAAGAATTATATCAGTATTATTTAAAAGTAGTTGAATTAAAAGGAATAACTCAAAAGAAGAAATGGGAGAATTTAATTTCCTCTCCATTTATAAAAACAGAAGTTAAGGTTA
Proteins encoded:
- a CDS encoding V-type ATP synthase subunit B, yielding MKNLNALKEFKGIANLAGPLMLIEGVEGAGYGELVEVLTPDGMRLGRILEIEQDKALIQVFEGTRGISPDRAKVRFTGKGIELGVSPDILGRVFTGMGKVRDGGPEIIPEKYLNINGEPINPTRRDYPSEFIQTGISAIDGLNSLVRGQKLPIFSGSGLPHNLLATQIVKQAKIISKEETKFAIVFVAMGITFEEAEFFLKEFRDAGAIERTVTFINLADEPAIERTATPKVALTAAEYLAFENDMHVVVILTDMTNYAEALREISAARNEIPGRRGYPSYLYTDLSTIYERAGRIKGKKGSITQIPILTMPEDDKTHPIPDLTGYITEGQIILSRQLHLKGIYPPIDVLTSLSRLRDKGIGVNKETGEIHTRQDHPAIASQLFASYARGKEAEELAMVLGEASLTEEDIAHLNFAKEFEEKFLSQGIDENRTIQQTLDIGWQLLRTLPMDTIKRIPPEIMEKYWKNENKSKSNENGVIETEKKSTGSKERT